One Thermus sp. CCB_US3_UF1 DNA window includes the following coding sequences:
- the ppdK gene encoding pyruvate, phosphate dikinase, with protein sequence MERFAYLLTEAQGLSREVLGGKGFGLVAMHRAGLPVPPAFILSTAACRRFLQEGKVPGLWEEVEAKVAALEGLTGKRFGQGEGGAPPLLVSVRSGAPVSMPGMMDTILNLGLSLEGVGALARATGNPRFAWDAFRRLLAMYGEVVLGERAEVFEERLSALKARRGVRTDAELSAEDLEELALGYLRHLEARGTPFPLDPWAQLRGAVEAVFRSWQNPRARTYRRIYGIPEDLGTAVVVQAMVFGNLGEDSGTGVGFTRNPATGERGLYGEYLRNAQGEDVVAGVRTPEPLERLLDYAPGLYREIEAIAQLLERHFRDMQDFEFTVERGRLYLLQTRSGKRTAQAAVRIAVEMAEEGLITREEAVLRVEANALPGLLRPAVDRERAPKPFLQGLPASPGAAFGHAVFSNEAAERYAAQGLPAVLVRPETTPEDITGMYLAKGILTARGGLTSHAAVVARGLGVPAVVGAEALRVYPEEGRAVAEGVEIREGDLLTLDGGTGAVYLGAVPLVEAQGEALLAKLLAWAEPHRRLGVRANADTPLDASRARAFGAEGIGLCRTEHMFFAEERLPWVRRLILAATEEEEEAALSALFAFQKEDFKAILRAMDGLPVTVRLLDPPLHEFLPPWEELKAKAEAGDEEAQALLERAQALREQNPMLGFRGVRLLLLRPSILRMQLRALLEAAQELRQEGLDPRPEVMVPLVADPKEVERARALAEELFRVYGPIPFGTMIETPRAALLAGEIAPLVDFFSFGTNDLTQMAFGLSRDDAGKFLPRYVEEGLFPFDPTERLDEKGVGRLLRLAVEEGRRANPRLKVGLCGEHGGEARSVALVAPLLDYTSASPYRVLTARLAAAQAGLKEGVAAG encoded by the coding sequence GTGGAGCGGTTTGCCTATCTGCTAACGGAAGCCCAAGGGCTTTCCCGCGAGGTCCTGGGCGGAAAGGGGTTCGGCCTGGTGGCCATGCACCGGGCCGGCCTCCCCGTGCCCCCGGCCTTTATCCTGAGCACCGCGGCCTGCCGCCGCTTCCTCCAGGAGGGGAAGGTCCCGGGGCTTTGGGAGGAGGTGGAGGCCAAGGTGGCGGCCCTCGAGGGCCTAACGGGGAAGCGGTTTGGCCAGGGGGAGGGGGGTGCCCCTCCCCTCCTGGTTTCCGTGAGGAGCGGGGCCCCGGTCTCCATGCCGGGGATGATGGACACCATCCTGAACCTGGGGCTTTCCCTGGAAGGGGTAGGGGCCCTGGCCCGGGCCACGGGCAACCCCCGCTTCGCCTGGGACGCCTTCCGCCGCCTTCTGGCCATGTACGGGGAGGTGGTCCTGGGGGAGCGGGCCGAGGTCTTTGAGGAAAGGCTATCCGCCCTCAAGGCCCGGCGGGGGGTGCGCACGGACGCCGAGCTTTCCGCCGAGGACCTGGAGGAGCTGGCCCTTGGGTACCTGCGCCACCTGGAGGCCCGCGGCACCCCCTTCCCCTTAGACCCTTGGGCCCAGCTCCGGGGGGCGGTGGAGGCCGTCTTCCGAAGCTGGCAGAACCCCCGGGCCAGGACCTACCGCCGCATCTACGGCATCCCCGAGGACCTGGGGACCGCGGTGGTGGTCCAGGCCATGGTCTTCGGCAACCTGGGGGAGGACTCGGGCACCGGGGTGGGCTTCACCCGCAACCCCGCCACCGGGGAAAGGGGCCTTTACGGGGAGTACCTGCGGAACGCCCAAGGGGAGGACGTGGTGGCCGGGGTGCGCACCCCCGAACCCCTGGAGCGCCTTCTGGACTACGCCCCTGGGCTTTATCGGGAGATTGAGGCCATCGCCCAGCTCCTGGAACGCCACTTCCGCGACATGCAGGACTTTGAGTTCACCGTGGAGCGGGGGCGGCTTTACCTCCTCCAGACCCGCTCGGGCAAGCGCACGGCCCAGGCGGCGGTGCGCATCGCCGTGGAGATGGCCGAGGAGGGGCTCATCACCCGGGAGGAGGCGGTCCTCCGGGTGGAGGCCAACGCCCTCCCTGGCCTCCTCCGGCCCGCCGTGGACCGGGAAAGGGCTCCCAAGCCCTTCCTCCAGGGGCTTCCCGCAAGCCCCGGGGCCGCCTTTGGCCATGCGGTCTTCAGCAACGAGGCCGCGGAACGCTACGCCGCCCAAGGCCTCCCCGCGGTCCTGGTGCGGCCGGAGACCACCCCCGAGGACATCACGGGCATGTACCTAGCCAAGGGGATCCTCACCGCCCGGGGGGGCCTCACCTCCCACGCCGCCGTGGTGGCCCGGGGCCTGGGGGTGCCGGCGGTGGTGGGGGCCGAGGCCCTTAGGGTCTACCCCGAGGAGGGGCGGGCCGTGGCGGAGGGGGTGGAGATCCGGGAGGGGGACCTCCTCACCCTGGACGGGGGCACGGGGGCGGTCTACCTGGGGGCGGTCCCCCTGGTGGAGGCCCAGGGGGAGGCCCTGCTGGCCAAGCTCCTCGCCTGGGCCGAGCCCCACCGCCGCCTGGGGGTGAGGGCCAACGCCGACACCCCACTGGACGCCAGCCGGGCCCGGGCCTTCGGGGCCGAGGGGATCGGGCTCTGCCGCACGGAGCACATGTTTTTCGCCGAGGAGCGCCTGCCCTGGGTGCGAAGGCTCATCCTGGCCGCCACGGAGGAGGAGGAAGAGGCGGCCCTGTCGGCCCTCTTCGCTTTCCAGAAGGAGGACTTCAAGGCCATCCTCCGGGCCATGGACGGCCTCCCCGTCACCGTCCGCCTCCTGGACCCGCCCCTGCACGAGTTCCTCCCCCCCTGGGAGGAGCTCAAGGCCAAGGCCGAGGCCGGGGACGAGGAGGCCCAGGCCCTTCTGGAGCGGGCCCAGGCCCTAAGGGAGCAAAACCCCATGCTGGGCTTCCGTGGGGTTAGGCTCCTCCTCCTTAGGCCCAGCATCCTCCGCATGCAGCTTAGGGCCCTCCTCGAGGCCGCCCAGGAGCTCCGCCAGGAGGGCCTGGACCCCCGCCCCGAGGTCATGGTCCCCCTGGTGGCCGACCCCAAAGAGGTGGAGCGGGCCCGGGCCCTGGCCGAGGAGCTCTTCCGGGTCTACGGGCCCATCCCTTTCGGCACCATGATCGAGACCCCCCGGGCCGCCCTCCTGGCGGGGGAGATCGCCCCCCTGGTGGACTTCTTCAGCTTCGGCACCAACGACCTCACCCAGATGGCCTTCGGCCTTTCCCGGGACGATGCGGGGAAGTTCCTGCCCCGGTACGTGGAGGAAGGGCTTTTCCCCTTTGACCCCACGGAGCGCCTGGACGAGAAGGGGGTGGGCCGCCTCCTCAGGCTGGCGGTGGAGGAGGGGCGGCGGGCCAACCCCCGGCTCAAGGTGGGCCTCTGCGGGGAGCACGGGGGGGAGGCCCGGAGCGTGGCCTTGGTGGCCCCCCTCCTGGACTACACCTCGGCGAGCCCCTACCGGGTCCTCACCGCCCGGCTGGCCGCGGCCCAGGCAGGCCTAAAGGAAGGCGTGGCGGCGGGCTAG